Within the Naumovozyma castellii chromosome 1, complete genome genome, the region ACCATTTTTAATGGCAGGTAAGATTGCGGAACCATCCTTTTGATTTGTCAAAGTAGCGATTTGTTTATCCTTTTGAgcaatttccaatttcaatctGTTAATTTCTTCCTGATATGAATCCTTATGTTTTCTATAAGTTAATTCTAATTCGTAAACTGTATTTCTAATTTGTTGCATTTCTGCTAATTGTTgattaattttgaaatcatAATCTTTTTGGTTTTGTAAACGATACGAATTAACTTCTTGTGAAACCTTATTGAATTCCTGTCTAATGGATTCCAACAATTCATTCAGTTTTTCCTGTGAATACTTAGTATCGGACGTCATTGTTTgtagtagtagtagtagtagtagtTATCTCAGACTTTGCGATGATGAGGGTGCAATGGGTCTGTTTAGTTAGCTATATACAAGGAAGGAGTGTGCAGTGCAGTGCGAGGCGTTGCGGTGTTGTGTTTGTTTGCCTATATGCGTATGGAAGAAGTTTTGATTGTTTTTATGTAAGTTATGTTATGTTGTtacaattttttctttttggcGACGGACGTATTTTCCACTTTGACTGAGTTACGTAATCGAGAGCAAGGAAGGAGTAGCATAATAAGAGTAAGAACTAGATTATATTGTACGGTTTAACGTTGTTCACTGTTCTATGGCCAACATCTACATAATTGTCTGATGGTCAATCGCCGTTGGGGCGAGATGGACCACCAAATTGTTGGTTGAACTGAATTATGGAGACAAGAAAGACAGTTGTTAACATTAAAAGTTGATTTTTGTCGTTTCTTAGATTGAAAGTTACGTAAGCACTCCGGGTAActaaaattgaattttattttattatcgCATTGTACGGCGGGTTAGTTCATtggtatatatatatatattatgtATACTACTTCAACTGTGTGCTCACACTCGAAGATGGCCTGGGGCACCTCTGAAGGGTTCTGCGTACGTGTGTTACTTATCGTTGTATGAAGAGTTCTAGAATCATGCGGGCAtcttttttgaaacaacaGAGTATTTACACACGCACCTATGTGTGGTTCTTTGAAGATCGGTTCACCATCAACGCACAGATGATGTGCATCTTGCACGTACACATGTTATAACAAGAGTATCACAATGACACCTGCACTCAATTTACGCAGAAAGACAGTCCCTGCCGTTTTTACAACAATGGCCACTCTGCATGGattttcttccatttttgaaacatttttgGAACAAACAGCGTCAAAAAATCATGTAATTACCTATTTGGGATATTTACATACATCTCGAGAACAATGCGCGTACAACAATCGGAATATAACCAATATATGTCTCATCTCTAGACAAATATCGTCTGTTTTCTGTATCGTAATGTCTTCATCCAAATTTATATAAGTAGGTCCAGACACTTCAACAATGTTAGAATGTTCTTTCTTCCTTTCTAATCTTGTCCTCTCTTTACCCACTCATCAGCAACAATAATCATCCACACAAAATGCTATTTACTAAATCATTAATACTTCCATTCGCTCTCCTCCTTTCTGTTAAGAACGTCCAAGCACAAGATGCATCTTCCGTCATTACTGGAACAACCTCAATCGCAAAGACAATAACGTCAGCGGATGATAATGGTCAAGTGGTTACTATAACTTCATATGATATGTCCACTTTCACATCAACCGTGTGTCCAACTTGTACAGTtttaccaacaacaactttGAAAGTGACTTCTCATTTCACTTCTTATGTCTGTCAAACTTGTTATACTACCACTATtccaaaatcttcttcttcttccagttcttcaagttcaatccaatcttcttcctctgcagtgatttcttcaagttCAATTGTgtcatcctcatcttctCCAATTCCAACTACATCCACCACATCATCAACTTCAACAAGTACTCCAATCACAAGTTCTGCtgaatcttcttcagttcCAACCACCTCCACCACTTCTAGTACTCCATTCACAAGCTCTGTTgaatcttcatcaattccAACCACCTCCACTATTTCTAGTACTCCAATCACAAGCTCCCTGCAATCTTCCTCAGCACCAAGCTCAACTACAATTTCATCTGAGAGTTCTTTGATCTCATCTGCTCCCGCTTGCACTGGTATTGAATGTTATACATCTAGTTCTGTCCCAACATCAACCCCAACACCAAGTACTTCAAGCATAACCCACAACAACATCACTTCTACTTCCGCCTCCTCCGCCTCCTCCTCCATCCCTCCTGTTGTTTCCATTTCTACCATCACAACTACTGTCAGTAACATCACAAGTATCTACACTACCACTTGTCCCTTAACTTCAGTTCATACCACAATCGTCTCCATTGAATCATGCTCTAATGGAGAATGCACCATTCCATCCACTCTTGTTCCAATTACAACCTCATCATCCCCTATTGAAACTGAAACAACAACCATTAATGAATCATGTACAGGTTCAGAATGTCAAATTAAACCAACTTCTCAATCAACTTCCTTCCCAGGCACAACTGTCACCACTACTACCACTACCCAACCAACCACTCCTCTATCTGTCCCAACCACTATTACAACTACTACTTCTGTTACTCCAGTTTGTGAAGGTGATAACTGTAAGACCACACTTACTTCCGTTGCCACTACTACATCTGTATCTACTAAACCTAATACCCCAACtacttcttcctcttttgtCGTTCAACAATCATCCTCTATTAATACCATCCCATTGATTCCATCATCAACTCAACCAATGATCAGTAACTTCGAAGGTAACGCTGTTAGATTATCAGCAGGCAGTGTCTTGATGTCATTGTTGTTGGCATTGATCATTTAATTGTAAATTATTATTCCGTTCTTCCTTTCGTTTCATTTTTCGAACACtattatttataaattttaattttacaTAGTTTAAATTAATAAGGacttttcattattgattgatatatatttttctgtcactttttattttcattttcggAGTTTTTCGAATACCTTTTTTCTTGAACAGGAACAATAatacatttttcaaaaaatagTACTGAACCACCATACTTTCCATTTCAGGCCATACCCAACATTCAGAAACTTGACGGAGAAATGAAATTGCGAATTATaactttatttattatgtCATTTCTATGTAACACCAACGCCGCACCACTAGATGACACACTCTCGACATTTCCCTCAGGGCACCTAGGGATCAAGTTTCATGACGTTAGAAGGATCATTGACAGAATCCATACTGGCAATGGTTCCTTTGTAAATGTTTTTCTCGAGCTGCTATTAACAATGCAGGGGAAAGGCAATCACAACAGCCCAATAGATATTAGGGAAACCATGGTTGATATCTTTACCGAAGTGGAACAAAATATGGTTATTGCTAATTATGGGTACAATGACTCCAACGTGTTACTTCCGGTTGGAACGTTTAGCCTCTTGCAAGAAAGGGAAATCTGGATGACAAATTTAACACAGATAACTGAGTCTCTGGAACGCCGTCACTTCTTCTGGAACTTAAAGAGGCGACTACTTCATAACCCAGTAAAACAACTAACTAAACAATTTATCTGGTCACAGCTAGGGTATACCAGATGGTTTCTTGAGGAAATTCGATATGATTTCTTCACGGACTCCAAGAGAGAAATACTACTAGCGGAAGGATACCGCTCATTGTTGCAAGCAAAAGTAGTAATCCACCAGTTTGGTCAAATGTTACAAGACCTTGATGAATTGGGGTACATGAGTTGTGTAGCTAAGGGGTTGAAGGAGTATACGCATTTTTGGGAGGGCCAATTCCCAGATGAGATAGTACGTGAAAAAAGGGGGGATTTAGTTAAAAGgcttctttcaaaaatggaatTCAACAGTGCTGCTGAAGCTTTAAATTGTAAGGATTTTCAGGACATAATAATGCATTTCTTCCTGTTGTGGCTCAGTCTTTTTTTCCTGGTTTCCATGCTTCCTGGTGCTGGGATGGCTGCAGCGATTGGATATCCTACCCTTGTTATACTACTTCACATGATCGTATTAAGCCGAATATACTCTGAGATTGAAGGTCAAGCCCAGACACTCCTCTATTGAATGTTAACATTAGTTCTATAGCATTATAGCATTTAATAATTACAGACATCTTTTGCGCCGCTAAAAAACGTTCGAGCTAATCTCCGGAAAAGCTCAAACATGAAATTCATTTGTTTAGTTTAACAAATGGATTAGGGAGCCCACGACAACCACAACAAAGGACAATACAAACGTTCATGGATGTGGAATTGCCCAAGATAAACACTCGAATATGCCCTTGTTACCCCCATACCACCATATAAACAAGAGACTAGTCCGAATATGGACGCGATTCCACCATGGATTTTGTTCATCTGCATCCCGAATAAGTAAATTTAGTTCCAGTAACGGAATCATACTCTCATCACAGGCACAGGCCAACCCAACGAGGATTAAATTGAGTAGCTTACTTTGGAGGTACTTTAATGAGCCAGGGAATTTGTTGTTCGTTACGACTAATATTATCGCCTTTATGGGGATTATCACCTATAATACTTTGGTGAATATTAGCAgagaaaaatatattcaagaGGGGAGGATCCTGGCTAGTTTGAATTCCCATTTCCCTGATAATGTTAGGAGGAATGAAGAGTTACCATTGCTTTTCCCTAAGGAGGAAGAACAATCCAGTGAGAAGGACAGTCTTGAATTACTGCCGAAGATAGTCGACAAAGtagaggaagaaaatgaaacatCTCCCCTAACAATATATAGTGAGAACAAAATTCCACTAGTAAAATCAGTTAAAGTTACCTCCATGAAGAGTGAAAGTATTAAATTATCACTATTCCATATGATATATTCTTTCCAACTTTATAAATCTGTTCTCCAGCATAATACAAAGCAGGAAGAAAAAGGCGCAGCTTCATGGAATGAAGAAGTAGAAGCCATGTGGAAATCATTGAATATGAGGGACACCAAAGTGAAATATCCAAATACATATGAATTTTACAAATCAtggaataatgaatttaaagatgCCTTTACAAATCCGacaaaattggaaaactCCTATCTCCCCACCTTTTCAGTTTATCCTGCTCCATTGAAATGGTTTTGCGATACCCTTTATGGTACTGATCTTAAAGATTTAAAGGATTTTCAATCTATATATCAAAACACCAAATCCAAAAGTTTCCGAAATTTGTTGGAATTATGGCTCTATGATAATGCCTTCTTATTTCAGAGGAAAACAACATTAAAAGAGGACAGtgaattcaatgaaaagTTGTTTCAAACAATGATACAAGATATTGGAAGGGCAAAAAATACTCAACTATTCTTAAGATTCTCATCGATTATTTTAAAACCATCAAATCCACGCAAATCCGTTTTCTTCTCCGACTTAAATGGATATAATGTTCCAAGTGTTTCATTGGAAACTTTACTCGGTGTCATAGATGGATTTGCCGAGTTATCCAAGGATGGACTCTATGATTACACACCGGATGTGACcgaattaataaaaatgttaaAATCCAATTGTATTATTACAAACAAGGCGTCCGGGTCAGGCACAGGTGCCTCCAAACTGCGAATCTTATTGCCATACGAAGATGGATCGTCAAGTATACCCGAGATTTCAGACCGTGTTAAACAGCGCTGTTACGAGATATTAAGTCAAGATAAACATACGATGGAAACACTAAATCAAATGGTGACAAAGACAGCCCAATTAGAGGGCCAACAATAACGAACTCTACAActtatatatacatatcCCCCCTCCCTCCATATAGATATTCatttattgataatgataacattCATAATCTGACGTTCTTTTATCGTCCCGCACGATTCTCGtactttttttcaaattgtaaataaaaaattgtcAATTGTATAAATGAGACAATGAATTGAcagatgagatgagatgaggTATCCAGTCATTCCATAATCTGGTCCATTCACACACACACTCTCTCCCATCTCAGCAATGAAGTTTCTTACCACCAACTTTCTAAAATGTTCCGTCAAGGCATGCGATACTAGTAACGACAATTTCCCATTACAATACGACGGATCCAAATGCCAACTAGTGCAAGATGAAAGCATCGAATTCAACCCTGAGTTCCTCCTGAACATCATCGAAAGGGTGGACTGGAACGCTGTTCTTTCTGTTGCCTCAGATTTGGGCAATACAGCATTGCCACCAAGCAAACCGGTCTTCCCAGCCACTGCAGACCAGCTCTCCGAGGAAGACATGACGATATTGAGGGACCTCCATACTCTGTTGATCCAGACTTCCATCTCTGAAGGGGAGATGAAGTGCAGAAACTGCGGTCATGTCTACTATATCAAGAACAGCATCCCCAACCTATTGCTACCACCTCATCTAGCCTAGACCCTACACTACATACCACACCAACCATCACACTTATATATCTAGCACTACATTACATACAGACTCTGTTCATTCATTGACAGTCTCATCAAATACGATAGATAGATATCTCTTTATGTTAAAATAGATTTATTTGATACGCGCATAGCCCACATGCTTTCAACtgaaaattaaataaaccTGGGGGTGGTCGCTACATTGACACACGTCAAAGTATATCAGATATACACACCCACATCTCTTCATATTCGTCACCACCTACCGAGGCTTACTATCGTCTTGCAAAGGCTCACATCCACTAGCTCACGCACAACACTTTCATCGTTACACTAAGCACAACATGATGTCGGATCAATTAAAGGAGCACGACTCATTCCATGTCCCACCGCCAATAGGCGCAAAGAACAGAAGTTCTTCCTTCTCAAAGATGCTTTCCAGTCGTCCCTGGAAACGATCCAGCCCAGCGACACCCAGTAACCCAACCTCTATGAATAGCAGCTCGTCAACTTTGAACTTATCCGGGATTCAATCCAAATTAGAGTCCTACACAGAGAACGGCAAGGAAAGATCAAGAACCAATTCTGAAGTGGACGAGAATGGTACTACACCATCCAGATTAtctaaattgaaaaacatGTTCCGTGCCAGTTCGACTTCATCAGATAACGAATTAACTGCATCAGAAATGAGATCAAATAAAGTAAGATATTTGGAACCCATGACCCCGGCAAATACTACAGAAATGACAACTCCAATGAGGTCTCCATCACAGCCCAACGATTTATTGTCGTTCCCCTCATACCACGGGGAAGAAGCTGTGGAGGAACCGAGAGAGGCTCATACTGTGGTTCACAGTTACAACCCTTTCATTAATGACATTTCTCCATCACCACCACTGTTTGAAAACCCCAAGACTCCATCAAATAATAGTCGTAGGAGATCTCCATCCACACCAATAATGCCCAGTCATACACATCAGACCAGTTTGGAATCATGGAGAGTGACAAACGATTCAAGTTCAAACCCATCCGCAGGAGGAAGGTTCTCACCAACTAACCCTTTCAGAGAAAGAACCAACTCAGGAACGCCATATAATAATCCCGAACATAGAGGTGTCATACCACCTCATATTATAGCATCACAAGAATATACAGGAAGTTTCCCCTCTTTGACGAACAATCCATTATCATCAACGGAATATCTTACTGCAACCTCATCTACAACCTCATCAGGGTACCCTCAACCACCAACACCAGCACCGTTATCGAACAATAACCTTCAGAAAGatattttaagaaatttaagTAATATGtcattaaatgaaattaaagaaaatgaagaattagatgaattCGCAATGGCAGGATCAGCAGGAGCAGGAGGAGGACGAgattcttttctttctgCTTcagaaagaagagaaatatCTGCCTCACCCATAAAGGATGGATCTACTACCCCATATATGACATCGGATGATCCACAACCGTTCCCATCCATCGTAGTTGGGTATGATGGTGATGACGATGGTGCTGATGGTACTGTGGATAAAGATGATTTCATAACGACACCATCTCCACGTTTACAATCACCTTcacaaaatgaaaataataacatgAAAAGAATACTGAGAAGAGCTGCCTCTGAAACGGATGCTGTTCATATGGCAAAGAATAACGGTACATCAAACGGTCAGATTCAAAGGGAATCAACCCCTGAGGATAACAATAGCGATATCAACTCAAAGAGATCAAATACCGTATCCGCTTCTAAGTTTATACCCTCAGAACCACCACGGATCCCAGCAGTAGAGGAGGAACCCAAGAGATCACGTCGTCTTAGAAATAAATCTTTCAGtaacaaattcaaagatattaCCGTAGGACCACaatcatttgaaaagatcaaaTTATTGGGACAAGGTGATGTGGGTAAAGTTTACTTAGTGAGAGAAAAAAAGACCAATAGACTATACGCTTTGAAGATCTTTAGCAAATCTGAAATGAttaaaaggaaaaaaattaagagaaTATTGGcagaacaagaaattctGGCTACGAGTAATCATCCATTTGTGGTTACGTTATATCATTCGTTTCAATCAGaagattatttatatttttgcATGGAGTATTGTATGGGAGGAGAATTTTTCAGAGCTTTGCaaacaagaagaactaAATGCATTAGTGAGGATGATGCAAGGTTTTATGCAAGTGAGGTCACTGCTGCATTAGAATATCTACATTTGTTGGGATTTATTTACAGGGATTTGAAACCGGAAAACATCCTACTACATAAATCCGGTCATATCATGCTTTCTGATTTTGATCTTTCAGTTCAGGCAAAGGATGCAAAAGTCCCTGTTATGAAGGGTTCTGCGGAATCAACTGTTGTGGACACCAAGATATGCTCTGATGGATTTAGAACCAATTCGTTCGTCGGGACCGAGGAATACATTGCTCCAGAGGTTATCAGGGGCAATGGTCATACAGCTGCTGTTGATTGGTGGACTTTAGGTATATTGATATATGAAATGTTATTTGGATTCACACCTTTCAAAGGGTCTAGTTCCAACGAAACGTTTTCCAATATCTTGAAGAACGATGTTTCTTTCCCCAATAACAACGATATCTCTAGGAATTGCaaagatttaataaagaaattgctTTGTAAGAATGAAGCTAAAAGACTTGGCTCCAAGATGGGTGCAGCTGATGTTAAGAGGCatccatttttcaaaaaagtCCAATGGTCCTTCCTTAGAAATCAAGAACCCCCTTTGATTCCTATATTGTCGGAGAATGGATGTGATTTTGCTAAACTATCGCAcaataagaagaaaggGAAAGATAAATCGGAAGAATTGCAGAAGGAACTTGAGGAGCAAGAACGTATAATGTTCCAAGAACAAGTagaatatgatgatgaagtaTCTGAGGAAGATCCATTCCATGATTTTAACTCTATGAGTTTGATGCAGCAAGACAATAACTCGTTGATATATGGTGATAACAATTCATATGGTAAGATATCGTATACGCCGAATTCCAATAGATCAAGAAGTAACAGCCATAGGgcatttttcaaaaggtAGTCTGTAGAGATTCACATACATGTCCCATAGATAGCAACATAGAAcgtatatattttaatgaataaggagtttttatttaaaagtgtttcttcttgtatATCGAATGTGACACGGGCCACGTAGAACATGATTTTTCCAGATCAATTTCAGTAGACAACAATGCATTTTCGTAGAGGTTTCGCATGGATCAGGAGACATGAATATTATCTCTGGACATTCAATTAATGCTACATTAAGGGGTTGGATCTTCAAGCAAAAGTGTCAACTCCTCATATGAACTAAtggttcttcttttttggAGGAAGATAGATGAAGTAGGTCGtaaaaaatcaagaaaaCCGTTAAATACAGGCTTCAGACAACAACGTTTGAAGGCATGGCAACCAATATTATCTCCTCAAAGCGTGTTCCCCTTCTTAACTATTTTGGCTTGCATTTTTGCCCCCATAGGGATTGGATTGATAGTTAGTGCCATTAATGTTCAAGATCTAGTGATCGACTATACGCGATGCCATCTCTTAGCACATAGTGACACATTTGAAACCATACCATCTCCATATGTTGACTACCATTTTAAAAGAAGTGTCTCAATTGAGCCACAATGGAAATTGGTCACTACTGAGGATGGAGACCAAGTCTGTAGTTTACAGTTTGAAATACCAAATAACGTTAAGAGGCCGATTTACttatattataaattaTCCAATTATTTCCAGAATCATAGAGAATACATCAAATCGTTTGACGTGGATCAGTTAAAGGGGAAGGCGGTGGCTCTTAATAAGCTTGATGACTTTTGTGACCCATTAAAGACTATTAGCGATAAGATTGTTTACCCGTGCGGCTTGGTTGccaattcattatttaatgacaCATTTACAGCAAAATTGCAAGGTGTCAATGAAACAAAAGATTTTATGTTAACGAATGAAGGAATTGCATGGAAGACGGACAAACACAGATACAAGCCAACTAAATATAATGCATCACAAATAGTACCACCCCCAAATTGGGCGAAAAAATTTCCTAATGGGTATACAGACGAAAATATTCCGGATCTGCAAAATTGGGAAGAATTTAAGGTATGGATGAGAACTGCTGCATTaccaaaattttataaacTTGCCCTGATGAATGAAACGTCAGAATTGCCTGAAGGGATGTACGAGACTAACATTACATTAAACTATCCTGTCCTTTCCTTTAATGGTGAGAAAGCGTTTGTTTTAACAACAAATAGTATTATTGGTGCTCGTAATGTTGTACTAGGCATTTTATACCTTATTGTTGCAGGTATTTGCACACTATTCGCTATCATATTCTTAACCAAGGTTATATTCCAGCCAAGATCTTTAACTGACCATTCGTATTTAAACTATACTCCTCAACAATTTACTATGGCTAATAAGCAACAACAGCCACAACAACCagttttcaataatattccattgAGAGAGATTCTTTGATACCAGCTCACAATACTTATTTCGACGAACCTATTTAAGAATAATCTAATAAGGATTGTGATTCAAATGGTATCTCGTCATAGAAAAGCGGTCAAAGCTTTGTTGCACCGTATTTGACTTGGAATATTCTCAACTAGATTCAAGTAGCCCATTATAGCTACATAGCTGCTGGATCTCGGATTTTGGGGCCTATAAGGTAATAGATACTATCTGTGGAAACTGAAGCACTTGTATCagattttaaagaattttttcatctcTGAATTTATTGTCAAACCAGCGAACTTTAAAGCAAACTAATTCATTCCTCAGACAAAATTAATGACTACTGATATAATTTACCATGTCCTAGTTGTTTTTGGAATATGTATCTctatatattgaaaataaagcGTAATAATTGCTGCCATTCACAAAGGAAATTAAGATAGGAATGCTGTTTCCAATATATAGTGTTTGGTGTgccatttatttatttacacACCCATATATAGATATACGTATCAATAGTTCtattatttcattcaaacaaaacattacatatttgaatatatgaCACTAAAAAATGATTTCGTCCCATAGTGATGCTAGTTAGAGCCTTAGCGTAAAAACAATTCATCCATTGCCCTTTATTTAGGCTGGTAATTGATTCCGTGTAGCgtttataaataaaatggATTCAGCGAACTCAGCTACTGAGACTACTTCCGGGACAAACACTTCACGTTACATTATATGCACGGATTTGTGAAGCTATTAAAACGCAGATCTTGGATTGgtattgtttcttcttaaaCGTTCTctcattaataatgatgaagaggtACTTAAGTTAGGTCTTGGTCGTTCCGGAGTCGTGTTGGATGATTGCGCAATACCACTCTCACTCTCATGTAATCGAGAAGCATACTGCGGTCTTTGCTGCTGTGGATCACCCCTCTGAGAAATAGCTCCACTTGTTGCTGAAGTATCTTTGTTATAGATATTATGGAACGACATCCCTGCAGTTGTTCGTACTGGCGCAGAAGCCACCTCTGGCATtgacgaagaagatgaagaagacaACTTATCTGCTACAGAATGTCTTAATCCAGAGGCAAAACTGGATGACTTATGGTGTCCGTGAGTGGTTTCACCACTTCCTGAACTCGATGTCGCCGTGGAGTGATGCGACTGAGCCTGTTTCCTTAAAATTTTCTGTTCATCTGGTAGATCCTCCTTATGTCCTAGCCAACCTGGGAATCCTTGAAAGGGTTCTTGGTTCTTATAGAATTTTACTAACGATTTATGAACCAAAGTCGACGTTGGAGAATCTCCATCCTTTTCTGAATTGACTGAAAGACTGGCAAAGGAAGTGGAAAAAGATTTCGTTGAACTCCTAAATTTCGACCATATGTTATTGGATCCGTGTTCAGTGGTTGCACTCATGGTCTCCTGtttattgtttctttaGGTTGTGCTCTATCTTCTTATCGTTGGAGTTGAAGCTAACGTTGAATGTTTAACTCGTTTGTCGCTCCGCGTATATGACTACAAAACATATGAATTAGATCAACTACATACTCTATCACTTAGCGGGTTTCGCTTTCTTTCTTGGTTGAAGCAATGTTACAGGGATGGCACTCCTCTTCGTTGTAGAGGCCACTACTGGTTTCCTAATCTCTGGTTCTCTCGTACCAGAAAGTTTGAGTAGCTTCTTTGAATATCGGAGTTCAAGGTAATCTCGAACGTTTACGTATGACTCCAATGTTCCCTCCTCATTATCGTATTCTTCACCTGCTACATAACTTCGTATATATCTAAATTGTCTCCTAGAGGAGCATATGAAGATCTCCCTATCGTTTGGAAGGTAATCAGGAATCTTCTTCGTATGTCCCTCCACACCAATGACGGATACAATGACACTTAGTTTGAACTCTTGACGTTCTTGCAACTCCATCCAATACGTCTTCAAATTAGTCTTCATTATTCTATTCTCTTGTACTAAATGTCGTATAAATCTTGATTTAGGATCATCAGGGAACAAGGGAACGTGGAACACAGCC harbors:
- the AGA1 gene encoding Aga1p (ancestral locus Anc_6.367) gives rise to the protein MLFTKSLILPFALLLSVKNVQAQDASSVITGTTSIAKTITSADDNGQVVTITSYDMSTFTSTVCPTCTVLPTTTLKVTSHFTSYVCQTCYTTTIPKSSSSSSSSSSIQSSSSAVISSSSIVSSSSSPIPTTSTTSSTSTSTPITSSAESSSVPTTSTTSSTPFTSSVESSSIPTTSTISSTPITSSLQSSSAPSSTTISSESSLISSAPACTGIECYTSSSVPTSTPTPSTSSITHNNITSTSASSASSSIPPVVSISTITTTVSNITSIYTTTCPLTSVHTTIVSIESCSNGECTIPSTLVPITTSSSPIETETTTINESCTGSECQIKPTSQSTSFPGTTVTTTTTTQPTTPLSVPTTITTTTSVTPVCEGDNCKTTLTSVATTTSVSTKPNTPTTSSSFVVQQSSSINTIPLIPSSTQPMISNFEGNAVRLSAGSVLMSLLLALII
- the NCAS0A05540 gene encoding uncharacterized protein — translated: MKLRIITLFIMSFLCNTNAAPLDDTLSTFPSGHLGIKFHDVRRIIDRIHTGNGSFVNVFLELLLTMQGKGNHNSPIDIRETMVDIFTEVEQNMVIANYGYNDSNVLLPVGTFSLLQEREIWMTNLTQITESLERRHFFWNLKRRLLHNPVKQLTKQFIWSQLGYTRWFLEEIRYDFFTDSKREILLAEGYRSLLQAKVVIHQFGQMLQDLDELGYMSCVAKGLKEYTHFWEGQFPDEIVREKRGDLVKRLLSKMEFNSAAEALNCKDFQDIIMHFFLLWLSLFFLVSMLPGAGMAAAIGYPTLVILLHMIVLSRIYSEIEGQAQTLLY
- the PET494 gene encoding Pet494p (ancestral locus Anc_6.369) translates to MPLLPPYHHINKRLVRIWTRFHHGFCSSASRISKFSSSNGIILSSQAQANPTRIKLSSLLWRYFNEPGNLLFVTTNIIAFMGIITYNTLVNISREKYIQEGRILASLNSHFPDNVRRNEELPLLFPKEEEQSSEKDSLELLPKIVDKVEEENETSPLTIYSENKIPLVKSVKVTSMKSESIKLSLFHMIYSFQLYKSVLQHNTKQEEKGAASWNEEVEAMWKSLNMRDTKVKYPNTYEFYKSWNNEFKDAFTNPTKLENSYLPTFSVYPAPLKWFCDTLYGTDLKDLKDFQSIYQNTKSKSFRNLLELWLYDNAFLFQRKTTLKEDSEFNEKLFQTMIQDIGRAKNTQLFLRFSSIILKPSNPRKSVFFSDLNGYNVPSVSLETLLGVIDGFAELSKDGLYDYTPDVTELIKMLKSNCIITNKASGSGTGASKLRILLPYEDGSSSIPEISDRVKQRCYEILSQDKHTMETLNQMVTKTAQLEGQQ
- the TRM112 gene encoding RNA methylation protein TRM112 (ancestral locus Anc_6.370); this encodes MKFLTTNFLKCSVKACDTSNDNFPLQYDGSKCQLVQDESIEFNPEFLLNIIERVDWNAVLSVASDLGNTALPPSKPVFPATADQLSEEDMTILRDLHTLLIQTSISEGEMKCRNCGHVYYIKNSIPNLLLPPHLA
- the FPK1 gene encoding serine/threonine protein kinase FPK1 (ancestral locus Anc_6.371), which gives rise to MMSDQLKEHDSFHVPPPIGAKNRSSSFSKMLSSRPWKRSSPATPSNPTSMNSSSSTLNLSGIQSKLESYTENGKERSRTNSEVDENGTTPSRLSKLKNMFRASSTSSDNELTASEMRSNKVRYLEPMTPANTTEMTTPMRSPSQPNDLLSFPSYHGEEAVEEPREAHTVVHSYNPFINDISPSPPLFENPKTPSNNSRRRSPSTPIMPSHTHQTSLESWRVTNDSSSNPSAGGRFSPTNPFRERTNSGTPYNNPEHRGVIPPHIIASQEYTGSFPSLTNNPLSSTEYLTATSSTTSSGYPQPPTPAPLSNNNLQKDILRNLSNMSLNEIKENEELDEFAMAGSAGAGGGRDSFLSASERREISASPIKDGSTTPYMTSDDPQPFPSIVVGYDGDDDGADGTVDKDDFITTPSPRLQSPSQNENNNMKRILRRAASETDAVHMAKNNGTSNGQIQRESTPEDNNSDINSKRSNTVSASKFIPSEPPRIPAVEEEPKRSRRLRNKSFSNKFKDITVGPQSFEKIKLLGQGDVGKVYLVREKKTNRLYALKIFSKSEMIKRKKIKRILAEQEILATSNHPFVVTLYHSFQSEDYLYFCMEYCMGGEFFRALQTRRTKCISEDDARFYASEVTAALEYLHLLGFIYRDLKPENILLHKSGHIMLSDFDLSVQAKDAKVPVMKGSAESTVVDTKICSDGFRTNSFVGTEEYIAPEVIRGNGHTAAVDWWTLGILIYEMLFGFTPFKGSSSNETFSNILKNDVSFPNNNDISRNCKDLIKKLLCKNEAKRLGSKMGAADVKRHPFFKKVQWSFLRNQEPPLIPILSENGCDFAKLSHNKKKGKDKSEELQKELEEQERIMFQEQVEYDDEVSEEDPFHDFNSMSLMQQDNNSLIYGDNNSYGKISYTPNSNRSRSNSHRAFFKR